Proteins from one Microbacterium proteolyticum genomic window:
- a CDS encoding CDP-glycerol glycerophosphotransferase family protein, which yields MPLARDARLAVGLLRKALATRRARTDLRRALAERGPLPQNRFRIAVYFADGPVNMYQMRQWYAPLRELARKWPVVVIARSIRGADALLRDDALPVAYAPTVRDVEQVLDEQDVRIVFYVNQNTRNFQMFRYGRRWHVFINHGESDKMYMTTNQFTAYDYAFVAGDAARARLSRTLWDYDLDRRTFAIGRPQADHYSGDLPYTPDGRRVVLYAPTWEGDRPAAHYGSILTHGEALVTALLATGRHRVIYRPHPRSGVVDAAYGAANDRIVAALGAANAADPTAQHVHDTGADLGWQLAAADLAVVDISAMVYDRLAAGRPLLVTRPVDPEALVDDTGYLSDAEWLDADSAADIVARADRVLDDPDAVARLDHWVRYYFGDTAPGASTERFHSAVRTLMERWESWNAGVPA from the coding sequence ATGCCCCTCGCCCGCGACGCCCGGCTCGCCGTCGGGCTCCTCCGCAAGGCCCTGGCCACCCGCCGTGCGCGCACCGACCTCCGCCGAGCGCTCGCCGAACGCGGACCCCTGCCGCAGAACCGCTTCCGCATCGCGGTCTACTTCGCTGACGGCCCCGTGAACATGTACCAGATGCGCCAGTGGTACGCACCGCTCCGCGAGCTCGCGCGGAAGTGGCCCGTCGTGGTGATCGCCCGCTCGATCCGCGGCGCCGACGCGCTGCTGCGCGACGACGCACTGCCGGTGGCCTACGCCCCCACGGTGCGCGACGTCGAACAGGTGCTCGACGAGCAGGACGTGCGGATCGTCTTCTACGTCAACCAGAACACCCGCAACTTCCAGATGTTCCGATACGGGCGGCGCTGGCACGTGTTCATCAACCACGGCGAGTCCGACAAGATGTACATGACGACCAACCAGTTCACCGCGTACGACTACGCGTTCGTCGCCGGTGACGCCGCTCGGGCGCGTCTGTCCCGGACTCTCTGGGACTACGACCTCGACCGCCGGACCTTCGCGATCGGCCGTCCGCAGGCCGACCACTACTCCGGCGACCTGCCGTACACGCCCGATGGTCGCCGCGTCGTGCTCTACGCCCCGACGTGGGAGGGGGATCGTCCCGCTGCCCACTACGGCTCGATCCTCACGCACGGCGAAGCGCTGGTGACGGCGCTGCTGGCCACCGGCCGTCACCGGGTGATCTACCGACCCCATCCGCGGTCCGGCGTGGTCGACGCGGCCTACGGCGCGGCGAACGATCGGATCGTCGCCGCCCTCGGCGCCGCGAATGCCGCCGATCCGACCGCCCAGCACGTGCACGACACCGGGGCCGATCTCGGGTGGCAGCTCGCCGCCGCCGACCTCGCGGTGGTCGACATCTCCGCGATGGTGTACGACCGGCTCGCCGCGGGAAGACCGCTGCTGGTCACGCGGCCCGTCGACCCGGAGGCCCTCGTGGACGACACCGGGTACCTGTCGGATGCCGAATGGCTGGATGCCGATTCCGCGGCCGACATCGTGGCACGCGCCGACCGGGTGCTGGACGACCCCGACGCCGTCGCGCGCCTCGACCACTGGGTGCGCTACTACTTCGGCGACACGGCTCCCGGTGCCTCGACCGAGCGCTTCCACTCGGCGGTCCGCACGCTCATGGAGCGCTGGGAGAGCTGGAACGCGGGCGTCCCCGCGTGA